One Caretta caretta isolate rCarCar2 chromosome 8, rCarCar1.hap1, whole genome shotgun sequence DNA window includes the following coding sequences:
- the HTR4 gene encoding 5-hydroxytryptamine receptor 4 isoform X2 codes for MEELDANVSSSEGFGVAEKVALLIFISAVILMAILGNLLVMVAVCRDRQLRKIKTNYFIVSLAFADLLVSVLVMPFGAIELVQDNWIYGEIFCLVRTSLDVLLTTASILHLCCISLDRYYAICCQPLVYRNKMTPLRIALMLGGCWTIPTFISFLPIMQGWNSIGILDLIQQRQFNKASNSTYCVFMVNKPYAITCSVVAFYIPFLLMVLAYYRIYITAREHARQIRILQRAGAPTEGRHHPDQHSTHRMKTETKAAKTLCIIMGCFCLCWAPFFITNIVDPFINYTVPEQLWTAFLWLGYINSGLNPFLYAFLNKSFRRAFLIILCCGDERYRRPSILGQTVPCSTTTINGSTHVLSGCSSISKFLLLFCNRPVPV; via the exons TTCGAGTGAGGGGTTCGGCGTGGCAGAGAAGGTCGCACTGCTCATCTTTATCTCGGCGGTTATACTCATGGCCATCCTGGGGAACTTGCTGGTGATGGTGGCAGTATGCAGAGACAGGCAGCTCAG GAAAATCAAGACCAATTATTTCATTGTCTCACTTGCCTTTGCGGACCTGCTGGTGTCGGTGCTGGTGATGCCCTTTGGAGCTATTGAGCTGGTTCAGGATAACTGGATTTATGGAGAGATATTCTGCCTGGTCCGAACATCTCTAGATGTCCTGCTCACCACAGCATCAATCCTTCACCTGTGCTGTATCTCCCTAGACAG GTATTATGCTATCTGCTGCCAGCCTCTGGTTTACAGGAATAAGATGACACCACTGCGCATTGCTCTAATGCTCGGAGGGTGCTGGACCATCCCGACATTTATTTCTTTTCTCCCTATAATGCAAGGCTGGAATAGCATTGGTATATTAGACTTG ATACAACAAAGACAGTTCAACAAGGCTTCCAACTCAACCTACTGCGTATTCATGGTCAACAAACCCTACGCCATCACCTGCTCAGTGGTGGCCTTCTACATTCCATTCCTCTTGATGGTGTTGGCCTACTATCGGATCTACATCACGGCCAGGGAGCATGCCCGCCAGATCCGGATCCTCCAGCGTGCAGGGGCACCTACAGAGGGGAGGCACCACCCGGACCAGCATAGCACTCACCGTATGAAGACTGAGACCAAAGCTGCTAAGACCCTGTGTATCATCATGGGGTGCTTCTGTCTGTGCTGGGCCCCATTCTTTATCACTAATATCGTGGACCCGTTCATAAACTATACTGTACCTGAGCAGCTGTGGACAGCTTTCCTGTGGTTGGGCTACATCAATTCAGGGTTGAACCCCTTCCTGTATGCCTTCCTGAACAAGTCTTTCAGACGTGCCTTCCTCATCATTCTGTGCTGTGGGGACGAACGCTACCGAAGGCCTTCCATCTTGGGGCAAACTGTTCCCTGTTCCACCACCACTATAAATGGATCAACGCACGTGCTAAG
- the HTR4 gene encoding 5-hydroxytryptamine receptor 4 isoform X1: MEELDANVSSSEGFGVAEKVALLIFISAVILMAILGNLLVMVAVCRDRQLRKIKTNYFIVSLAFADLLVSVLVMPFGAIELVQDNWIYGEIFCLVRTSLDVLLTTASILHLCCISLDRYYAICCQPLVYRNKMTPLRIALMLGGCWTIPTFISFLPIMQGWNSIGILDLIQQRQFNKASNSTYCVFMVNKPYAITCSVVAFYIPFLLMVLAYYRIYITAREHARQIRILQRAGAPTEGRHHPDQHSTHRMKTETKAAKTLCIIMGCFCLCWAPFFITNIVDPFINYTVPEQLWTAFLWLGYINSGLNPFLYAFLNKSFRRAFLIILCCGDERYRRPSILGQTVPCSTTTINGSTHVLRYTVLRNGHHQEHEKLPIHNDPESQESCF; this comes from the exons TTCGAGTGAGGGGTTCGGCGTGGCAGAGAAGGTCGCACTGCTCATCTTTATCTCGGCGGTTATACTCATGGCCATCCTGGGGAACTTGCTGGTGATGGTGGCAGTATGCAGAGACAGGCAGCTCAG GAAAATCAAGACCAATTATTTCATTGTCTCACTTGCCTTTGCGGACCTGCTGGTGTCGGTGCTGGTGATGCCCTTTGGAGCTATTGAGCTGGTTCAGGATAACTGGATTTATGGAGAGATATTCTGCCTGGTCCGAACATCTCTAGATGTCCTGCTCACCACAGCATCAATCCTTCACCTGTGCTGTATCTCCCTAGACAG GTATTATGCTATCTGCTGCCAGCCTCTGGTTTACAGGAATAAGATGACACCACTGCGCATTGCTCTAATGCTCGGAGGGTGCTGGACCATCCCGACATTTATTTCTTTTCTCCCTATAATGCAAGGCTGGAATAGCATTGGTATATTAGACTTG ATACAACAAAGACAGTTCAACAAGGCTTCCAACTCAACCTACTGCGTATTCATGGTCAACAAACCCTACGCCATCACCTGCTCAGTGGTGGCCTTCTACATTCCATTCCTCTTGATGGTGTTGGCCTACTATCGGATCTACATCACGGCCAGGGAGCATGCCCGCCAGATCCGGATCCTCCAGCGTGCAGGGGCACCTACAGAGGGGAGGCACCACCCGGACCAGCATAGCACTCACCGTATGAAGACTGAGACCAAAGCTGCTAAGACCCTGTGTATCATCATGGGGTGCTTCTGTCTGTGCTGGGCCCCATTCTTTATCACTAATATCGTGGACCCGTTCATAAACTATACTGTACCTGAGCAGCTGTGGACAGCTTTCCTGTGGTTGGGCTACATCAATTCAGGGTTGAACCCCTTCCTGTATGCCTTCCTGAACAAGTCTTTCAGACGTGCCTTCCTCATCATTCTGTGCTGTGGGGACGAACGCTACCGAAGGCCTTCCATCTTGGGGCAAACTGTTCCCTGTTCCACCACCACTATAAATGGATCAACGCACGTGCTAAG